A single genomic interval of Eurosta solidaginis isolate ZX-2024a chromosome 3, ASM4086904v1, whole genome shotgun sequence harbors:
- the LOC137244890 gene encoding titin homolog, with product MAKTDYKLSKIFFKIIILTYCGHVVTRSIPSRNLRYHNAPSHLPYPLTGSLPVQPIYYNPIPPQVYQHNIAPTGTFYDKKRGILRSFPGGGIPLLVDYQKRCSNNYVGIKPHPNQNQYYYVCKPDCVVFGKCQNLQAFDLSKGQCSSYPQPDYTPICKKPGRFPILADCTIYYRCDTRLRPQIFSCPENTVFSPHDGKCICDTKCSPTIVSPYGTYIPQDCVHKFPPCVQAGTYRTPTDCSLYYSCAIQPNRVYLQTRYRCPELTFYDTSLGVCRPQHEVACDAIQLSELVYPRQPVQSHLPIVYPPYYSMDSLEDNQYPIENSLSCSKEESQSESVASNQDSHSPEDNDEVINSSIEKMYPRLSQHTTELTIPFTTQSPKTIPHPTTTLSTSPTDYTTLNSLVATENPLYTNTHPTDNMVQNYPSTQFTLPPPDHIKYVRLSHHVRPNVIKNTLDETDLRNIRSSATNTATAENFYKRRKGHLNTKDFHNVIDSYKFDYGLPTTATQIPIHYKLTNHGRHATIQVPNKITLADSYKIGIKATTPMSLNEHKDVNRSAHFNETESVAHDMQSNEALDVSYYDDDMELTRVLSSTEKSTPIEGMVLTTQSTNINNIHPTKPSTHLDESQSSADLDDGHLINKEASQLQSPLEADIMNKNEISPPKESTTTNLDDVSVPIAFEEGISSQDRSSSSIEPTPRSLVEETLKTDEVSDIPHVLGQKLPPQEKSASSFETATTNFVIDPETQFVLKNEIAPQERSSDPPPSPVISNMETFDEGSETLPALGEDIFPQEGLSPSIQTTPINSASVMEVPFVFKAPATTDTILVPGEETAPRKEVSPSNDSTPTNFALGEEISPQQKSLPSIEQPHTSQDGLSQFIDPTPVHPAEGNSDVTNPETHLTSREETPPQERSSSSVDPTPTSFVSEKLDVINEGSDISPALGRQMAPQEEASPPTVTQSKGIAKEKSNAIDPETSLVFGEDISPQEGSSPTIDSTPTNLAPEKLDGTDEDLGITMSLGKEITPHERSSPSIETTSTKFVTEPETPFVLRDEITPPEMSSDTPPSSAEALPGKEGSSGAEIPSILGEEIPSILREENVPQIVSSPPIEPTPTSLVSEKFDAETPTVLAKNNVPPNESSAPIEISSILGEEKVPPRGSSPSIEPAPTSLVKENSSGLQSVTSTGSSLFTKVPPSIEPTPTSLVREKLNAETPTVLAKNNVPPNESSAPIEISSILGEEKVPPNESSPSIETAPTSLVREKLDAEIPPVLGQDKVTTKGSSPPIEPTPTSLVREKLDAETPTVLAKNNVPPKESSAPIEISSILGDEKVLPKGSSPSIEPAPTSLVREKLEAEIPPVFGEDKVPTKGSSPPIEPTPTNLVREKLDAESPTVLAKNNVPPNKSSAPIEISSILGEEKVPPNESSPSIETAPTSLVREKLDAEIPPVLGQDKVTTKGSSPPIEPTPTSLVREKLDAETPTALAKNNVPPKESSVPIEISSILGEEKVLPKGSSPSIEPAPTSLVKQNSLGQQSVTSTGSSLVTEVSPSIEPAPTSLVREKLDPEFPAVLNEGKLPTKGSSPLIEPTSKGFVIEKLKVDPIQGSRLESITTDPEEVSLSDGSTGTLAVEHSTIKYGTERYTLAMDIKTSPTTGGSKYKGSSLPGMHQNVITNIEAGWKESQIKDLQTRVVKSVSVTKAPLAVLPNDEAKDFKFQQNSAPAHTILDFEAPLVTEPISAIPTSNEVRIVNMGAGGNRVTDEVLPKTNVESSTKFVEFDDEITEIISSVSLLPKHLVTRESVSEISKNGSFGEVSETPSSMENEISHQHDKQGKLSTKDNWTSAKPVTDKSQNSEKSSGIEHQTEPTESEHTTQLISTDNQLQTLSDISIWEPEDSTAPTQDILDTDMKSSIFRPMQNAAMEQGEIQTQFTVEPVENNGPLGAENTENTSKTQLPLLTRREEESVSNSTTHFSQGSNQVVPNNINVLEVSIPAEPTMAAFVETEDSDRLHELEEEATGSKEKFFHLGVLKGSVIEKPKKSEEVFIMESSTDDVRTEFSSTKSFTDIIKAKNTSNRDKERDTHSELKENIRDKKSDKLRSKNFRSGGPEALMPNFVRGIDPNESKEKEPTFRPDLAENSFSNTIDEITTKTLDESIITTLPLDASLAEEKEQTTESTVRDSNNRINIVPIIQRNSLIDSDMGWGKNQTKDWQVRVVKEATHAPQTNHRNAGIKVNLMMNVEGTTFKSTRDAEIRHDFKQDQETSKRTDQKEASNFIRHQVNRNWNEIAEAVPKVHNVPTTGEDSVGTVDAWTTKYDFRNFAKNPIYSTEFPKFANEAKVSAAALERATGLIRIHDSSNFIKPALLQSANFISNKGNLLLPMQNSFFASIPTTGPTNTKFQDIPITEQAHQTPFEQLSRITTMTIAETTTPDQIPGETTENLETTTAPKPKTGIQLDNPVDFTSDNVRIVRYTKDTTKQCPEAIKRQYRQNPMRNTNSQIVTEIPLNATDIPKMEVVVFGDLDLSVLYCGNECNATHEHKFGKNALGEQHAVGIQWDPVNSNRTMSLVTV from the exons atggcTAAAACTGATTATAAATtgagtaaaatttttttcaaaattataatactCACATATTGTGGACATGTTGTGACGCGTTCTATACCATCTAGAAATTTACGTTATCACAATGCACCATCACATTTACCTTATCCTTTAACAGGAAGTTTACCAGTGCAACCAATCTATTACAATCCGATACCTCCTCAAGTTTATCAG CACAACATAGCACCTACTGGCACCTTTTATGACAAAAAGCGTGGCATATTACGATCCTTCCCAGGAGGTGGAATACCATTATTAGTCGATTAT CAAAAGCGTTGTTCCAACAATTATGTAGGCATTAAGCCGCATCCCAATCAAAACCAGTACTACTATGTTTGCAAGCCTGATTGTGTGGTTTTCGGAAAGTGTCAAAATTTACAG GCATTCGATCTATCCAAAGGCCAATGTAGTTCTTATCCACAACCGGATTATACACCGATTTGCAAGAAACCCGGACGTTTCCCCATTTTAGCTGATTGCACCATATACTATAGATGTGATACACGATTGAGACCACAAATATTTTCTTGTCCAGAAAATACGGTATTTTCACCGCATGACGGCAAATGCATTTGTGATACCAAATGTAGTCCGACTATTGTGTCGCCTTACGGTACGTACATACCACAAGATTGTGTACATAAATTTCCACCATGCGTACAGGCTGGTACCTACCGTACGCCTACCGATTGCTCGCTTTATTACTCATGTGCTATACAACCGAATAGGGTCTACCTACAGACGCGTTACAG ATGTCCAGAGCTTACATTCTACGACACATCCTTAGGCGTTTGTCGTCCTCAGCATGAGGTTGCATGCGACGCTATACAACTTTCAGAGTTGGTATATCCAAGACAACCGGTACAATCTCATCTACCAATCGTTTATCCGCCATATTATTCTATGGACTCGCTTGAAGATAACCAATATCCGATAGAGAATTCATTGTCATGCTCCAAAGAGG AGAGCCAGAGCGAAAGTGTTGCTTCAAATCAAGACTCCCACTCGCCGGAAGACAATGATGAAGTGATCAATAGTTCGATAGAAAAAATGTATCCCCGCTTGTCTCAACACACAACAGAGCTTACAATACCGTTTACGACTCAGTCTCCGAAAACTATTCCCCATCCTACAACGACGCTCTCCACATCACCGACAGACTATACTACATTGAATAGCCTCGTTGCTACTGAAAATCCTTTATACACAAATACTCATCCTACAGACAACATGGTTCAAAATTATCCAAGTACTCAGTTTACATTACCCCCACCAG ACCACATCAAATATGTAAGACTTTCACATCACGTAAGACCCAACGTTATCAAAAATACTTTGGACGAGACAGACCTCAGAAATATAAGATCGAGTGCAACAAATACAGCGACGGCAGAGAATTTCTACAAACGCAGAAAAGGCCATTTGAATACGAAGGATTTTCACAACGTCATTGACTCTTACAAATTTGACTACGGCTTACCAACGACAGCAACACAAATTCCTATACATTACAAACTGACAAACCACGGAAGACATGCAACTATTCAAGTACCCAATAAGATTACACTTGCTGATAGCTATAAAATAGGTATAAAAGCAACAACTCCAATGTCCTTGAATGAGCATAAAGATGTCAATAGAAGTGCACACTTCAATGAAACAGAAAGCGTTGCACACGACATGCAAAGCAACGAAGCCCTGGATGTGAGTTACTATGATGACGATATGGAGCTTACGCGGGTATTGTCTTCCACAGAAAAATCAACTCCCATTGAGGGAATGGTTTTAACAACACAATCTACAAATATTAACAACATCCATCCCACTAAGCCTTCAACTCATTTAGATGAGTCTCAATCCTCTGCGGACTTAGATGATGGTCATTTAATTAACAAAGAAGCATCTCAACTACAAAGTCCTTTGGAAGCtgatataatgaataaaaatgaaatatCGCCACCAAAGGAATCAACTACTACAAACCTTGACGACGTTTCAGTACCAATCGCGTTTGAAGAAGGAATTTCTTCACAAGATAGATCGTCCTCATCTATTGAGCCAACCCCTAGAAGCCTTGTTGAGGAAACGTTGAAAACAGATGAAGTTTCGGACATTCCACATGTTTTAGGACAAAAACTCCCTCCACAAGAAAAATCAGCTTCGTCTTTTGAGACAGCAACAACAAACTTTGTTATCGACCCCGAAACTCAGtttgttttgaaaaatgaaaTTGCTCCACAAGAGAGGTCATCTGATCCACCACCTAGTCCAGTTATAAGTAACATGGAGACATTTGATGAAGGCTCGGAAACTCTTCCCGCATTGGGGGAAGACATTTTCCCACAAGAGGGATTGTCTCCCTCTATTCAAACAACACCTATAAACTCCGCTAGCGTCATGGAAGTTCCATTTGTTTTTAAAGCACCAGCTACAACTGACACTATACTCGTACCAGGAGAAGAAACCGCTCCGCGAAAAGAAGTATCACCGTCAAATGATTCCACTCCTACAAACTTCGCATTAGGTGAGGAAATTTCACCACAACAGAAATCGTTACCATCTATTGAACAACCACATACAAGTCAAGATGGTTTGTCCCAATTTATTGATCCCACACCTGTTCACCCAGCTGAAGGAAACTCAGATGTAACAAACCCAGAAACTCATTTGACATCGAGGGAGGAAACTCCTCCACAAGAGAGATCGTCCTCCTCTGTTGATCCAACACCTACAAGCTTTGTTAGTGAAAAGCTGGATGTAATAAATGAAGGCTCGGATATTTCACCTGCATTAGGACGACAAATGGCTCCACAAGAAGAAGCGTCACCGCCCACTGTTACTCAGTCTAAAGGCATTGCCAAAGAGAAGTCAAATGCAATAGACCCAGAAACTTCATTGGTATTTGGCGAGGATATTTCTCCACAAGAGGGGTCGTCTCCAACAATTGATTCCACACCTACAAACCTTGCTCCAGAAAAGCTGGATGGAACAGATGAAGACTTGGGCATTACAATGTCATTAGGAAAAGAAATTACTCCACATGAGAGATCGTCACCATCTATTGAAACAACGTCTACCAAGTTCGTTACGGAACCGGAAACTCCATTTGTTTTGAGAGACGAAATCACTCCGCCAGAGATGTCATCAGATACACCACCTTCAAGTGCGGAAGCCCTTCCAGGGAAAGAAGGATCGTCGGGTGCAGAAATCCCATCCATCTTAGGCGAAGAAATTCCATCCATATTAAGAGAAGAAAATGTTCCGCAAATAGTATCTTCACCTCCTATTGAACCAACACCTACAAGTCTAGTAAGTGAAAAGTTTGATGCCGAAACTCCAACCGTACTAGCGAAAAACAATGTGCCGCCTAACGAGTCTTCAGCCCCTATTGAAATTTCTTCTATACTAGGGGAAGAAAAAGTTCCGCCAAGGGGATCTTCACCTTCTATTGAACCAGCACCTACAAGCCTTGTAAAAGAGAATTCATCAGGGCTACAAAGCGTTACGTCAACGGGATCATCGCTATTTACGAAAGTTCCGCCTTCTATTGAACCAACACCTACCAGCCTAGTAAGGGAAAAGCTTAATGCTGAAACTCCAACCGTACTAGCGAAAAACAATGTGCCGCCTAACGAGTCTTCAGCCCCTATTGAAATTTCTTCTATACTAGGCGAAGAAAAAGTTCCGCCAAATGAATCTTCACCTTCTATTGAAACAGCACCTACAAGTCTAGTAAGAGAAAAGCTTGATGCAGAAATTCCACCTGTATTAGGTCAAGATAAAGTTACAACAAAGGGATCTTCACCTCCTATTGAACCAACACCTACAAGTCTAGTAAGAGAAAAGCTTGATGCTGAAACTCCAACCGTACTAGCGAAAAACAATGTGCCGCCTAAGGAATCTTCAGCCCCTATTGAAATTTCTTCTATATTAGGGGACGAAAAAGTTCTGCCAAAGGGATCTTCACCTTCTATTGAACCAGCACCTACCAGCCTTGTAAGAGAAAAGCTAGAAGCAGAAATTCCACCTGTATTTGGTGAAGATAAAGTTCCAACAAAGGGATCTTCACCTCCTATTGAACCAACACCTACAAATCTAGTAAGAGAAAAGCTTGATGCTGAAAGTCCAACCGTACTAGCGAAAAACAATGTGCCGCCTAACAAGTCTTCAGCCCCTATTGAAATTTCTTCTATATTAGGCGAAGAAAAAGTTCCGCCAAATGAATCTTCACCTTCTATTGAAACAGCACCTACAAGTCTAGTAAGAGAAAAGCTTGATGCAGAAATTCCACCTGTATTAGGTCAAGATAAAGTTACAACAAAGGGATCTTCACCTCCTATTGAACCAACACCTACAAGTCTAGTAAGAGAAAAGCTTGATGCTGAAACTCCAACCGCACTAGCAAAAAACAATGTGCCGCCTAAGGAGTCTTCAGTCCCTATTGAAATTTCTTCTATATTAGGGGAAGAAAAAGTTCTGCCAAAGGGATCTTCACCTTCTATTGAACCAGCACCTACAAGCCTTGTAAAACAAAATTCATTAGGGCAACAAAGCGTTACGTCAACGGGATCATCGCTAGTTACGGAAGTTTCGCCTTCTATTGAACCAGCACCTACCAGCCTTGTAAGGGAAAAGCTAGATCCAGAATTTCCAGCTGTATTAAATGAAGGTAAACTTCCAACAAAGGGATCTTCGCCTCTTATTGAACCAACATCTAAAGGCTTTGTTATAGAGAAATTGAAGGTAGACCCAATCCAAGGTTCACGTCTGGAAAGCATCACAACAGATCCAGAAGAAGTAAGTCTTTCCGACGGCTCCACGGGTACTTTAGCTGTAGAACACAGCACAATTAAATATGGGACCGAGAGATACACCCTAGCGATGGATATCAAGACCAGTCCGACTACTGGAGGCTCAAAATATAAAGGTAGTTCCTTACCAGGCATGCACCAAAATGTAATTACTAACATTGAAGCGGGCTGGAAAGAAAGTCAAATTAAAGACCTACAAACGCGAGTGGTGAAATCTGTCAGCGTTACAAAGGCTCCGTTGGCTGTCCTGCCAAATGATGAAGCTAAAGACTTCAAATTCCAGCAAAACTCTGCACCCGCCCATACCATATTGGATTTTGAGGCACCTCTAGTCACAGAACCAATCTCTGCAATTCCAACTTCAAATGAAGTAAGGATTGTGAATATGGGCGCAGGCGGTAACAGGGTCACAGATGAGGTTTTACCTAAAACGAATGTAGAATCTTCCACCAAATTCGTTGAATTTGACGACGAGATCACCGAGATCATAAGCTCAGTGAGCCTCTTGCCGAAACATTTAGTAACGAGAGAGTCTGTTTCTGAAATTTCCAAGAACGGCAGTTTCGGCGAAGTGTCCGAAACTCCATCGTCTATGGAGAATGAAATCTCACACCAACACGATAAGCAGGGCAAGCTATCTACGAAAGACAACTGGACCTCAGCCAAGCCGGTTACTGATAAATCCCAAAACTCTGAGAAAAGTAGCGGTATTGAACATCAAACGGAGCCcacagaatccgaacataccacTCAGTTAATAAGCACTGATAACCAACTACAGACACTTTCTGACATATCAATATGGGAACCCGAAGACTCGACAGCACCTACTCAAGACATTCTAGATACGGACATGAAATCAAGCATATTTAGACCGATGCAAAATGCTGCAATGGAACAGGGCGAGATCCAAACACAATTTACTGTAGAACCAGTTGAAAACAATGGCCCTCTAGGCGCCGAAAATACTGAGAATACTTCAAAAACTCAACTTCCCCTCCTCACAAGAAGGGAGGAGGAATCAGTAAGTAACTCCACAACTCATTTTTCTCAGGGGTCGAATCAGGTGGTGCCTAATAATATCAACGTGCTCGAAGTATCGATTCCTGCTGAGCCAACCATGGCGGCCTTTGTAGAGACCGAGGATTCGGATAGATTACATGAATTGGAAGAAGAGGCAACAGGTTCCAAAGAGAAGTTTTTCCACCTTGGCGTATTGAAAGGGTCTGTAATAGAGAAACCTAAAAAATCTGAAGAAGTGTTTATTATGGAAAGCAGTACGGATGATGTGAGAACAGAATTTAGTAGCACCAAAAGTTTCACAGATATTATTAAAGCGAAAAATACTTCGAACAGAGACAAAGAAAGAGATACACATTCTGAGCTCAAAGAAAATATCAGAGATAAAAAATCGGACAAGTTAAGgtcaaaaaattttagaagtgGAGGACCTGAAGCTTTGATGCCAAATTTTGTGAGGGGTATTGATCCGAACGAATCAAAAGAGAAAGAGCCGACTTTTCGTCCAGACCTTGCAGAAAACAGTTTCTCCAATACCATTGACGAGATAACGACAAAAACTCTTGATGAGTCAATTATCACTACCCTACCGTTAGACGCGAGCCTCGCAGAAGAAAAAGAACAAACGACAGAAAGTACTGTTAGAGATTCCAACAATCGCATCAATATAGTACCAATTATACAAAGAAACAGTTTAATTGATAGCGATATGGGTTGGGGTAAAAACCAGACTAAGGATTGGCAGGTACGAGTAGTAAAAGAAGCCACACATGCACCCCAGACAAATCATAGAAATGCGGGAATCAAAGTAAACTTAATGATGAATGTGGAGGGGACTACATTTAAAAGCACACGAGATGCTGAAATCAGACATGATTTTAAGCAAGACCAAGAGACATCTAAACGTACAGACCAGAAAGAGGCCTCAAATTTTATTAGACACCAAGTGAATCGTAACTGGAATGAAATAGCTGAAGCAGTACCTAAAGTTCACAACGTCCCGACTACAGGAGAGGACTCAGTAGGTACTGTGGACGCATGGACAACAAAATATGATTTTAGAAACTTTGCAAAAAACCCAATTTATTCAACAGAGTTTCCGAAATTTGCTAATGAAGCAAAAGTCTCTGCGGCTGCTCTAGAACGAGCTACTGGTCTTATAAGAATACACGATtcttcaaattttataaaaccagCCCTATTACAATCAGCTAATTTCATAAGCAACAAAGGAAACTTATTATTACCAATGCAAAACAGTTTCTTTGCGTCAATACCAACTACAGGACCTACAAATACAAAATTTCAAGATATACCTATAACAGAACAAGCTCATCAAACACCCTTCGAGCAATTATCTCGCATAACTACAATGACAATTGCCGAGACAACAACTCCAGACCAAATACCCGGCGAAACTACAGAAAATCTTGAAACAACAACAGCTCCGAAACCCAAAACGGGCATACAACTCGACAACCCTGTAGACTTCACATCGGACAATGTCCGTATCGTACGTTATACGAAAGATACCACGAAACAATGTCCAGAAGCAATAAAAAGACAATATAGACAAAATCCAATGCGTAATACAAATTCTCAAATAGTTACAGAAATTCCATTAAATGCTACAGACATACCAAAAATGGAGGTTGTTGTCTTTGGAGATCTCGATCTGTCGGTACTTTACTGCGGCAACGAATGTAATGCAACTCATGAGCATAAATTTG GTAAAAATGCACTGGGAGAACAGCATGCTGTGGGGATTCAATGGGATCCAGTCAACTCAAATAGAACAATGAGCCTCGTAACGGTTTAG